Proteins co-encoded in one Arthrobacter sp. ERGS1:01 genomic window:
- a CDS encoding TetR/AcrR family transcriptional regulator: MPKIVDADDRRELVADAVFEVIADRGLTQASLRNVAEKAGLALGSVRHYFDNQAELMEFAFRVNSERIHLRALDKLEELESGSLPSDAHALVDECAVVLEELLPLDAQRRAEAVVHMEFMLAARTDGRLSDAAQDDYRATGAVVGRVVLQLLESGLMAGNPEPVDEAERLIAVLDGLSLRLVLQPGWSAPEQGQATLRRHLVSLLEG, from the coding sequence GTGCCCAAAATTGTTGACGCGGATGACCGCCGCGAACTTGTTGCAGATGCCGTCTTCGAAGTCATTGCCGACCGTGGACTGACACAAGCCTCACTACGTAACGTGGCGGAGAAAGCCGGGCTGGCGCTTGGCTCCGTACGGCACTACTTCGACAACCAGGCCGAGCTGATGGAATTCGCGTTCCGGGTCAATTCCGAACGCATCCACCTGCGGGCGCTGGACAAGCTTGAGGAACTCGAGTCCGGCAGCCTGCCGTCCGATGCCCACGCACTCGTGGACGAATGCGCCGTGGTCCTGGAGGAGCTGCTCCCTCTGGATGCGCAACGCCGGGCCGAGGCCGTGGTCCACATGGAGTTCATGCTGGCCGCCCGCACTGATGGCAGGCTCTCCGACGCGGCACAGGACGATTACCGGGCCACCGGCGCCGTCGTCGGCCGGGTGGTGCTGCAACTGCTGGAAAGCGGGCTCATGGCCGGCAACCCCGAACCCGTTGACGAGGCCGAGCGGCTGATCGCCGTGCTGGACGGGCTGAGCCTGCGCCTGGTGCTCCAGCCCGGGTGGTCGGCCCCGGAACAGGGCCAGGCCACGCTGCGCCGCCACCTGGTGTCACTGCTGGAAGGGTAG
- a CDS encoding citrate synthase, protein MTDSTSATLRYDGGELELPRIEAVEGNAGYDVSKLLKNTGAVTYDPGFVNTAATSSAITFIDGDEGILRYRGYPIEELAQHSSFLEVSYLLIYGNLPTPAELDKFDQRIRRHTMLHEDLKGFFGGFPRDAHPMPVLSSAVSALSTFYQDSLDPFDDEQVEMATIRLMAKMPVIAAYAHKKSIGQPMLYPDNSMNLVENFLRLSFGLPAEAYEMDPVVVKALDLLLILHADHEQNCSTSTVRLVGSANANMFASVSAGINALFGPLHGGANEAVLNMLRDIQASGEPVEKFVERVKNKEAGVKLMGFGHRVYKNYDPRAKIVKETAHEILEKLGGNDELLAIAMRLEEVALTDEYFISRKLYPNVDFYTGLIYKAMGFPEKMFTVLFAIGRLPGWIAQWREMMKDPQTKIGRPRQLYTGEPERMYPSR, encoded by the coding sequence ATGACTGATTCCACGAGTGCAACACTGCGCTACGACGGCGGAGAACTTGAACTCCCGCGCATCGAAGCCGTAGAAGGCAACGCCGGCTATGACGTGTCCAAGCTGCTGAAGAACACCGGCGCGGTCACCTACGACCCCGGTTTCGTCAACACGGCCGCCACCTCCTCCGCGATCACGTTCATCGACGGTGACGAGGGAATCCTGCGCTACCGCGGCTACCCGATCGAGGAACTGGCCCAGCACTCCAGCTTCCTGGAAGTGTCCTACCTGCTCATCTACGGGAACCTGCCCACCCCGGCGGAGCTGGACAAGTTCGACCAGCGGATCCGCCGCCACACCATGCTCCACGAGGATCTCAAGGGCTTCTTCGGCGGCTTCCCGCGCGACGCCCACCCCATGCCGGTGCTGTCCTCGGCCGTGTCCGCGCTGTCCACGTTCTACCAGGACTCCCTGGACCCGTTCGACGACGAGCAAGTCGAGATGGCCACGATCCGTCTCATGGCCAAGATGCCCGTCATCGCCGCCTACGCGCACAAGAAGTCCATCGGCCAGCCCATGCTGTACCCGGACAACTCCATGAACCTCGTGGAGAACTTCCTGCGCCTGAGCTTCGGCCTGCCCGCCGAGGCCTACGAGATGGACCCCGTAGTGGTCAAGGCCCTTGACCTGCTGCTGATCCTGCACGCAGACCACGAACAAAACTGCTCCACCTCCACGGTGCGCCTGGTGGGCTCCGCGAACGCCAACATGTTCGCGTCCGTCTCCGCCGGCATCAACGCCCTGTTCGGCCCGCTGCACGGCGGCGCCAACGAGGCCGTGCTGAACATGCTCCGCGATATCCAGGCCAGCGGCGAGCCCGTTGAGAAGTTCGTCGAGCGCGTGAAGAACAAGGAAGCCGGCGTCAAGCTCATGGGCTTCGGACACCGCGTCTACAAGAACTACGATCCCCGCGCCAAGATCGTCAAGGAAACCGCGCACGAGATCCTCGAGAAGCTCGGCGGCAACGACGAACTCCTGGCCATCGCCATGCGCCTGGAAGAAGTTGCGTTGACGGATGAATACTTCATCTCCCGCAAGCTCTACCCGAACGTGGACTTCTACACCGGCCTGATATACAAGGCCATGGGCTTCCCCGAAAAGATGTTCACGGTGCTGTTCGCCATTGGCCGCCTGCCGGGCTGGATTGCCCAGTGGCGCGAAATGATGAAGGACCCGCAGACCAAGATCGGCCGCCCGCGCCAGCTGTACACAGGCGAACCGGAGCGCATGTACCCCTCGCGTTAA
- the dapC gene encoding succinyldiaminopimelate transaminase has protein sequence MASTPAQHAPDRAPFGLRLPDYPWDAMAPYQATAAKHPDGVVNLSIGTPVDPTPALIQDALVAAADAPGYPTTHGTPALRQAIVDWFARRRNVPGLNPDDVMPTVGSKELVAWLPMLLGLGAGDVVVRPTVAYPTYDMGAVFAGATAVAADNLDELDADTRARVRLVWVNSPGNPTGIVRNVDALSAIVAQAREMGAVVASDECYGELGWGEWDPENGGEAVPSVLDPRVTGGSTDGLLAVYSLSKQSNVAGYRAAFVAGDSAIMANLVNSRKHAGMIVPYPVQEAMRVALGDDAHVSAQKALYRNRREQLVGALEAFGLQIHHSEAGLYLWCTAGEDTWTTIGRLAELGIVAGPGTFYGEAGNGFIRVALTGSDERIAATVQRLTVNS, from the coding sequence ATGGCCTCCACCCCGGCACAGCACGCCCCTGACCGCGCCCCGTTTGGACTGCGTCTGCCCGACTACCCCTGGGACGCCATGGCGCCCTACCAGGCGACGGCGGCCAAGCACCCCGACGGTGTGGTGAACCTCTCGATCGGCACCCCCGTGGACCCCACCCCGGCGCTGATCCAGGACGCCCTGGTGGCGGCAGCGGACGCCCCCGGGTATCCCACCACGCACGGTACGCCGGCCCTGCGCCAGGCGATCGTGGACTGGTTTGCCCGGCGCCGCAACGTGCCCGGACTGAACCCCGACGACGTCATGCCCACGGTTGGTTCCAAGGAACTGGTGGCGTGGCTGCCGATGCTGCTGGGGCTGGGAGCGGGCGACGTCGTCGTCCGGCCCACCGTCGCCTACCCCACCTATGACATGGGTGCGGTCTTTGCCGGGGCCACCGCGGTTGCGGCGGACAACCTTGACGAGCTCGACGCCGACACCCGTGCCCGGGTGCGCCTGGTCTGGGTCAACTCCCCGGGCAACCCGACGGGAATTGTCCGCAACGTCGACGCACTTTCGGCCATCGTGGCCCAGGCGCGCGAAATGGGCGCGGTCGTGGCCTCCGACGAGTGCTACGGCGAACTTGGCTGGGGGGAGTGGGACCCGGAAAACGGCGGCGAAGCCGTGCCGAGCGTCCTTGACCCGCGCGTCACGGGCGGCAGCACCGATGGCCTGCTGGCCGTGTACTCGCTGAGCAAGCAGTCCAATGTGGCCGGCTACCGGGCGGCCTTTGTTGCCGGGGATTCGGCCATCATGGCCAACCTTGTCAACAGCCGCAAGCACGCCGGCATGATCGTGCCCTACCCCGTGCAGGAAGCCATGCGCGTGGCCCTCGGCGACGACGCCCACGTCAGCGCCCAAAAGGCCCTCTACCGCAACCGCCGCGAACAGCTCGTGGGCGCGCTGGAGGCATTTGGCCTGCAAATCCACCACTCCGAGGCCGGCCTGTACCTGTGGTGCACGGCGGGGGAGGACACCTGGACCACCATCGGGCGGCTGGCCGAGTTGGGAATCGTGGCCGGACCGGGCACGTTCTACGGCGAAGCCGGCAACGGATTCATCCGCGTGGCCCTGACCGGAAGCGACGAAAGAATCGCCGCGACCGTGCAAAGACTCACGGTGAATTCTTAG
- the fdxA gene encoding ferredoxin, whose product MTYVIAQPCVDVKDKACVEECPVDCIYEGERSLYIHPDECVDCGACEPVCPVEAIYYEDDTPDEWAEYYKANVEFFDVLGSPGGAAKIGNTHTDHPFVAALPPQNQD is encoded by the coding sequence GTGACGTATGTAATTGCGCAGCCGTGCGTGGATGTCAAGGACAAGGCATGTGTTGAGGAATGCCCCGTTGACTGTATCTACGAAGGCGAACGCTCGCTCTACATCCACCCCGACGAATGCGTTGACTGTGGCGCCTGCGAACCGGTGTGCCCCGTGGAGGCCATCTACTACGAGGACGACACCCCGGACGAGTGGGCCGAGTACTACAAGGCCAATGTGGAGTTCTTTGACGTGCTCGGTTCCCCGGGTGGTGCCGCCAAGATCGGCAACACCCACACCGACCACCCCTTCGTTGCGGCCCTGCCCCCGCAGAACCAGGACTAG
- a CDS encoding putative acetyltransferase, with translation MNQALARLAGLPLGTRVVVRYRIPGGSTDALGELAARDALSCTVATRTGEVVVALADVQLAKEVPPPPPRRDRRII, from the coding sequence GTGAACCAAGCACTTGCACGCCTCGCCGGCCTCCCCCTGGGCACCCGGGTGGTGGTGCGTTACCGGATCCCCGGCGGCAGCACGGATGCGCTGGGTGAACTGGCGGCGCGGGATGCGCTCAGTTGCACCGTCGCCACGCGCACGGGCGAGGTGGTGGTGGCGCTGGCCGATGTGCAACTGGCCAAGGAGGTGCCGCCTCCCCCGCCGCGGCGGGACCGGCGCATCATCTAG
- a CDS encoding PIG-L family deacetylase has product MDTSPAHLLPGVGPDATVLFAHAHPDDETLVTGATMAAYAAAGARVVLLTSTRGELGEVIPPELVHLEVGRAAAESGTPADGTGLARVRERELAAALAALGVREHIWLGQGPAAPESGPVTFRDSGMQWGPDGRAMAAGTVLPGSLSRTPLAELAALAARAIRDVRPDAVVTYAADGGYGHPDHVRTHDLVMAALALAETPADGQDAWTVPHVFAIVSDRPERPLEPGVPRIAVHGDTDAKTEAMRAHRTQITVAGDRYALSDDVWKDISGIEEFVDASAAPGEGRNGGDRNE; this is encoded by the coding sequence ATGGACACCAGCCCCGCCCACCTGCTGCCCGGCGTCGGCCCCGACGCCACCGTGCTCTTCGCGCACGCCCACCCTGACGACGAAACCCTTGTCACAGGTGCCACGATGGCCGCCTACGCCGCGGCGGGCGCCCGCGTGGTGCTCTTGACCAGCACCCGCGGGGAATTGGGCGAGGTCATCCCGCCCGAGCTGGTGCACCTTGAAGTGGGCCGGGCCGCCGCGGAATCTGGCACGCCGGCGGACGGCACCGGCCTGGCGCGGGTTCGCGAACGGGAACTTGCCGCAGCCCTGGCCGCATTGGGCGTGCGCGAGCACATTTGGCTGGGGCAGGGACCCGCGGCCCCCGAATCGGGCCCCGTCACCTTCCGCGACTCCGGCATGCAGTGGGGCCCCGATGGCCGTGCCATGGCCGCCGGCACCGTCCTGCCCGGATCACTTTCCCGCACACCGCTGGCGGAGCTGGCGGCCCTGGCTGCCAGGGCCATCCGGGACGTCCGGCCGGACGCCGTCGTGACCTACGCGGCCGACGGCGGCTACGGACACCCCGACCACGTGCGCACCCACGACCTTGTCATGGCGGCCCTTGCCCTGGCCGAAACCCCGGCCGACGGGCAGGATGCCTGGACCGTCCCGCACGTCTTTGCCATTGTTAGCGACCGCCCCGAGCGACCCCTGGAACCCGGCGTTCCGCGGATTGCCGTGCATGGCGACACGGACGCCAAGACGGAGGCCATGCGCGCGCACCGGACCCAGATCACGGTTGCCGGGGACCGCTATGCGCTGTCCGACGATGTCTGGAAGGACATCTCCGGCATCGAGGAATTTGTTGATGCCAGCGCAGCGCCAGGCGAGGGGCGAAACGGCGGGGACCGGAATGAGTGA
- a CDS encoding ABC transporter ATP-binding protein: MPVNAAAPRNDDMPLLEIRDLAITFDTQNGPVNAVRNAHLTIMPGETVAIVGESGSGKSTTALSAIGLLPSNGRVSGGKIIFDGEDITHASEKRIIELRGNSIGMVPQDPMSNLNPVWKIGFQVKETLKANGLDGANSKERVAEVLSEAGLPDAANRAKQYPHEFSGGMRQRALIAIGLACRPRLLIADEPTSALDVTVQGQILDHLDRMTTELGTAVLLITHDLGLAAERAEKVVVMYKGQVVESGPALEILRNPQHPYTQRLVNAAPSLASRRLTSTKVSEPAPADAQPAAASTGRRAAAKGEDLIEVKNLTKVFKLRGALGKSTDFKAVDDVSFSVKRGTTMAIVGESGSGKSTVAQMALSLLAPTEGSIKFDGTDVTTLKGRPLFDFRRRVQPIFQDPYGSLDPMFNIFRTIEEPLKIHKIGDSKSREKKVRELLDQVSMPAATMHRYPNELSGGQRQRIAIARALALNPDVIICDEAVSALDVLVQAQVLNLLNELQAELSLTYLFITHDLAVVRQIADHVTVMQKGRVVEAASTDDVFNNPQQKYTQDLLNAIPGATLLV; the protein is encoded by the coding sequence ATGCCCGTGAACGCCGCAGCACCCAGGAACGACGACATGCCGCTGCTGGAAATCCGCGACCTGGCGATCACCTTCGACACCCAGAACGGCCCCGTCAACGCGGTCCGCAACGCGCACCTGACCATCATGCCCGGTGAAACAGTGGCGATCGTGGGCGAGTCCGGCTCGGGCAAGTCCACCACCGCGTTGTCGGCCATTGGCCTGCTGCCCTCCAACGGGCGGGTCAGCGGCGGAAAGATCATTTTCGACGGCGAGGACATCACCCACGCCAGCGAAAAGCGCATCATCGAACTGCGCGGCAACTCGATCGGCATGGTTCCCCAGGACCCCATGTCGAACCTGAACCCCGTGTGGAAGATCGGCTTCCAGGTCAAGGAGACGCTCAAGGCCAACGGCCTGGACGGCGCCAACTCCAAGGAGCGCGTGGCGGAGGTGCTCTCCGAGGCCGGCTTGCCGGACGCGGCGAACCGCGCCAAGCAGTACCCGCACGAGTTCTCCGGCGGCATGCGCCAGCGCGCGCTGATCGCGATCGGCCTGGCCTGCCGGCCGCGCCTGCTCATCGCCGATGAGCCCACGTCCGCACTGGACGTGACGGTGCAGGGCCAGATCCTTGACCACCTGGACCGGATGACCACCGAGCTTGGCACCGCCGTGCTGCTCATTACGCACGACCTCGGCCTTGCCGCCGAACGTGCCGAAAAAGTAGTCGTCATGTACAAGGGCCAGGTTGTCGAATCGGGCCCCGCGTTGGAGATCCTGCGCAACCCGCAACACCCGTACACGCAGCGCCTCGTCAACGCCGCGCCGTCGCTCGCGTCACGGCGACTGACCTCCACCAAGGTCAGCGAGCCCGCACCCGCGGACGCGCAGCCGGCCGCAGCGTCAACCGGTCGCCGTGCCGCCGCCAAGGGCGAGGACCTGATCGAGGTCAAGAACCTCACCAAGGTCTTCAAGCTGCGCGGCGCGTTGGGCAAGTCCACGGACTTCAAGGCCGTGGACGATGTCTCCTTCAGCGTCAAGCGCGGTACCACCATGGCGATCGTGGGGGAGTCCGGCTCGGGCAAGTCCACCGTGGCGCAAATGGCCTTGAGCCTGCTGGCGCCCACTGAGGGAAGCATCAAGTTCGACGGCACCGACGTGACCACGTTGAAGGGGAGGCCGCTCTTTGACTTCCGCCGCCGCGTGCAGCCCATCTTCCAGGACCCGTACGGATCGTTGGACCCCATGTTCAACATCTTCCGGACCATTGAGGAGCCGCTGAAGATCCACAAGATCGGCGACTCCAAGTCCCGGGAAAAGAAGGTGCGCGAGCTGTTGGACCAGGTTTCCATGCCTGCGGCCACCATGCACCGCTACCCGAACGAGCTCTCCGGCGGCCAGCGCCAGCGCATCGCCATCGCGCGGGCCCTGGCGTTGAACCCGGACGTGATCATCTGTGACGAGGCGGTGTCGGCCCTTGACGTGCTGGTCCAGGCCCAGGTGCTCAACCTGCTCAACGAACTGCAGGCAGAACTGAGCCTGACCTACCTGTTCATCACGCACGACCTCGCCGTGGTCCGGCAGATCGCCGACCACGTCACCGTCATGCAAAAGGGCAGGGTCGTCGAGGCCGCCTCGACCGACGACGTGTTCAACAACCCGCAACAGAAGTACACGCAGGACCTGCTCAACGCCATTCCCGGCGCCACACTGCTGGTCTAG
- a CDS encoding ABC transporter permease, translating into MSENLTPENENLRTATPSARQGKVSSRVIEHYVAPLEETPLAAVDKVDETAAPLSLWADAWHNLRKQPLFIISALLIVLVVVVAIFPQWFATENPTTCPLANSAEGPAPGHPLGFTLQGCDVYARMIYGTRASLMVGLFTTIGVLIIGGVMGALAGYYGGWLDAILARLGDIFFALPLILGAIVMMQLPAFRDNRSVWTVVLVLVIFGWPQIARITRGAVIENRNADFVTASKALGLSRFNALVRHVVPNSLAPIIVVASISLGTFIVAEATLSFLGLGLPDTVMSWGNDIAAAQSQVRNNPAVLLWPALALCITVLSFIMLGDALRDALDPKARKR; encoded by the coding sequence ATGTCTGAGAACCTGACACCCGAAAATGAGAACCTCCGGACGGCAACCCCGTCCGCCCGGCAGGGCAAAGTGTCCAGCCGGGTCATTGAACACTATGTGGCACCGCTGGAGGAGACCCCCCTGGCCGCCGTTGACAAGGTCGATGAAACCGCCGCACCGTTGAGCCTGTGGGCCGACGCCTGGCACAACCTGCGCAAGCAGCCGTTGTTCATCATCTCCGCCCTGTTGATCGTGCTGGTGGTCGTCGTGGCGATCTTCCCACAGTGGTTCGCCACTGAGAATCCCACGACCTGTCCGCTCGCCAACTCGGCTGAGGGTCCCGCGCCGGGGCACCCGCTTGGCTTCACGCTGCAGGGTTGCGATGTTTATGCCCGCATGATCTATGGCACGCGCGCCTCCCTCATGGTGGGCTTGTTCACCACGATCGGCGTATTGATCATCGGTGGAGTCATGGGCGCCCTCGCCGGCTACTACGGCGGCTGGCTTGACGCCATCCTGGCCCGCCTGGGCGACATCTTCTTCGCCCTGCCGCTGATCCTCGGCGCCATCGTCATGATGCAGCTGCCGGCCTTCCGCGACAACCGCAGCGTCTGGACCGTGGTCCTGGTGTTGGTGATCTTCGGCTGGCCGCAGATTGCCCGTATCACCCGAGGAGCGGTGATCGAGAACCGCAACGCGGACTTCGTGACCGCCTCCAAGGCGCTGGGGCTTTCCCGCTTCAATGCCCTGGTCCGCCACGTAGTGCCGAACTCGCTGGCTCCCATCATCGTGGTGGCCAGTATCTCGCTCGGTACCTTCATCGTGGCCGAGGCAACCCTGTCCTTCCTGGGACTGGGTTTGCCGGACACCGTCATGTCCTGGGGTAATGACATCGCCGCGGCCCAGTCGCAGGTGCGCAACAACCCCGCCGTGCTCCTGTGGCCGGCCCTTGCGCTGTGTATCACCGTGTTGAGCTTCATCATGCTTGGTGACGCGCTGCGTGATGCGCTCGATCCCAAAGCAAGGAAGCGGTGA
- a CDS encoding ABC transporter permease, whose protein sequence is MVMFTLRRFLQLIPVFFGATLLVYFLVFATPGDPIAALSGGKPMAPAVEAALRAQYNLDQPFWVQYGLYLKNLVTLNLGQTFSGQEVSAVIGRAYPVTARLAIMALAFEAIFGVFFGVIAGLRKGKLFDSTVLVASLVVIAVPTFVLGFVLQLVVGVQLRWAKPTVSGAAHWNELVLPALVLGLVSLAYVIRLTRASISENMNADYVRTATAKGLSRRRVVLVHILRNSLIPVVTFLGADLGSLMGGAIVTEGIFNVPGIGNLLYKAILNGETPTVVAVVGILVIVFVVANLVVDLLYAWLDPRIRYV, encoded by the coding sequence ATGGTCATGTTTACGCTTCGCCGTTTCCTGCAGCTGATTCCCGTCTTTTTCGGCGCAACGCTGCTGGTATATTTCCTCGTCTTTGCAACCCCCGGTGATCCCATCGCCGCACTGTCCGGCGGCAAGCCGATGGCTCCCGCCGTCGAGGCCGCCCTTCGGGCACAGTACAACCTCGACCAGCCCTTCTGGGTCCAGTACGGGCTGTACCTCAAGAACCTTGTAACCCTCAACCTGGGGCAGACCTTCTCCGGTCAGGAAGTTTCGGCCGTCATTGGCCGCGCCTACCCCGTTACGGCCCGTCTTGCCATCATGGCACTGGCCTTCGAAGCCATCTTTGGTGTCTTCTTCGGCGTCATCGCCGGTCTGCGCAAGGGCAAGCTGTTCGACAGCACGGTCCTGGTCGCATCCCTCGTGGTCATCGCCGTTCCCACCTTCGTGCTTGGCTTTGTCCTCCAGCTCGTGGTCGGCGTCCAGCTTCGCTGGGCCAAGCCGACCGTCAGCGGTGCGGCACACTGGAACGAACTGGTCCTACCGGCCCTCGTCCTGGGTCTTGTCTCCCTGGCCTACGTCATTCGACTGACGCGCGCGTCCATCAGCGAGAACATGAATGCCGACTATGTGCGCACCGCAACTGCCAAGGGCCTGAGCCGCCGCCGCGTGGTGCTGGTGCACATCCTGCGCAACTCTCTTATTCCCGTTGTCACCTTCCTCGGTGCCGACCTTGGCTCGCTCATGGGCGGCGCCATCGTCACCGAAGGCATTTTCAACGTCCCCGGCATCGGCAACCTGCTGTACAAGGCCATCCTGAACGGGGAAACCCCCACAGTCGTGGCGGTCGTCGGCATCCTGGTCATCGTGTTCGTGGTGGCCAACCTTGTTGTGGACCTCTTGTACGCCTGGCTCGACCCAAGGATTCGCTATGTCTGA
- a CDS encoding peptide ABC transporter substrate-binding protein: MRYSRTSKALGLAAVLAMSLTACGGSTGGGNNATGNTTKVITANSTEPAQGLLPANTNEVGGGRVMDLIFSGLVSYNAKGAIQNELADSITTTDAQNYTIKIKSGETFSDGTPITAKNFVDAWNFGAAAKNAQLNSYFFESIKGYDAVSAEKSTVDTMSGLKVVDDHTFTVELSAPESDFPLRLGYTAFYPLPETAFKDPAAFGQNPVGDGPYKLAANGWSHNQSITLVPNEKYNGPRKAKNGGVTFKFYNSTDAAYTDVQSDNLDVLDQVPPSGLQNFKTDFEGRFVNQPYAGNATMTIPSYLPEFSGEAGQLRRQAISMSIDRQQIIDKIFYGNKQIAKDFTSPVLDGYNGSLPGADVLTLNVAKAKELWAQADKISPWPAGKVFTITSNIDGAGNKEYITAMANQISTNLGIKAQLNPIATFKEMRNLVNTKKLTGASRAGWQADYPSLYNFLGPLYGTGAGSNDGDYSSKAFDAKLTEGLSAKTVEDGNKIFNQAQEILLKDLPVIPLWYQAVQGVWSNNVNTVEFGWNGVPLYYDITGK; the protein is encoded by the coding sequence ATGCGTTACTCGCGCACTTCCAAAGCACTGGGCCTGGCTGCTGTTCTTGCCATGTCCCTCACCGCATGTGGCGGCTCTACGGGCGGCGGGAACAACGCAACCGGGAACACCACGAAGGTCATCACAGCCAACAGCACCGAACCGGCGCAAGGCCTGCTGCCCGCCAACACCAATGAGGTTGGTGGCGGTCGCGTCATGGACCTCATCTTCTCGGGCCTGGTCAGCTACAACGCCAAGGGCGCGATTCAGAACGAACTCGCCGATTCCATCACCACGACGGACGCGCAGAACTACACCATCAAGATCAAGTCCGGTGAGACGTTCAGCGACGGCACGCCGATCACGGCGAAGAACTTTGTGGATGCCTGGAACTTCGGTGCCGCCGCCAAGAACGCACAGCTGAACAGCTACTTCTTCGAGTCCATCAAGGGCTACGACGCTGTCAGCGCCGAGAAGTCCACGGTTGACACGATGTCGGGCCTGAAGGTTGTGGATGACCACACCTTCACCGTTGAGCTTTCCGCACCGGAGTCCGACTTCCCGCTGCGCCTCGGATACACGGCGTTCTACCCGCTGCCCGAGACCGCATTCAAGGATCCGGCCGCATTTGGCCAGAACCCGGTCGGCGATGGCCCGTACAAGCTGGCCGCCAACGGTTGGTCGCACAACCAGTCCATCACCCTCGTCCCGAACGAGAAGTACAACGGACCGCGCAAGGCCAAGAACGGCGGTGTGACGTTCAAGTTCTACAACAGCACCGACGCCGCTTACACCGACGTGCAGTCCGACAACCTTGACGTCCTGGACCAGGTCCCGCCGAGCGGCCTGCAGAACTTCAAGACCGACTTCGAAGGCCGCTTCGTCAACCAGCCGTACGCCGGCAACGCGACGATGACGATCCCGAGCTACCTGCCCGAGTTCTCCGGCGAGGCCGGCCAGCTGCGCCGCCAGGCCATCTCCATGTCGATCGACCGCCAGCAGATCATCGACAAGATCTTCTACGGCAACAAGCAGATCGCCAAGGACTTCACCTCGCCCGTCCTGGACGGCTACAACGGCAGCCTGCCCGGCGCCGACGTGCTGACCCTGAACGTTGCCAAGGCCAAGGAACTGTGGGCACAGGCTGACAAGATCAGCCCCTGGCCCGCAGGCAAGGTCTTCACCATCACCTCGAACATCGATGGTGCCGGTAACAAGGAATACATCACGGCCATGGCCAACCAGATCTCCACCAACCTGGGGATCAAGGCTCAGCTGAACCCGATTGCCACGTTCAAGGAAATGCGCAACCTGGTCAACACCAAGAAGCTGACCGGTGCCTCACGCGCCGGCTGGCAGGCTGACTACCCGTCGCTGTACAACTTCCTCGGCCCGCTGTACGGCACCGGTGCTGGTTCCAACGACGGTGACTACTCCAGCAAGGCGTTCGACGCCAAGCTGACCGAAGGCCTGTCGGCCAAGACGGTTGAAGACGGCAACAAGATCTTCAACCAGGCCCAGGAAATCCTGCTCAAGGACCTGCCGGTTATCCCCTTGTGGTACCAGGCAGTCCAGGGCGTGTGGAGCAACAACGTCAACACGGTTGAGTTCGGCTGGAACGGTGTTCCGCTGTACTACGACATCACGGGCAAGTAA